In Candidatus Bathyarchaeota archaeon, the sequence CTTTACCCGATTGATTTAGCAATAGGTGAAGAAGTTAAAAAAATAGAAGTTAAAGAAGGATTAATTAAAGTATATTTAAAAAGCGGGAAAGAAGCTTATGGGAAAGCAGCTATTATCGCTTCAGGAAAGCGTTCTCGCCAGCTTAATGTTCCTGGTGAGAAAGAGCTTATTGGTAGAGGTGTAACTTATTGCGCAGTTTGCGATGCTCCACTTTTTTCAGGAATGGATGTAGCGGTGATAGGGGGAGGAAACTCCGCTGCTATAGCTGCGATAGATTTAATTAAAATTGCAAGTAAAGTTTATATAGTAAATATTGAACATTCATGGAAAGCTGAATCAATTCTAGTTGAAAGAATAGAAAAATCTGAAAAGGTGAAGTTATTTTTCGGTTATGAAGTTAAAGAAATATTGGGGAAAGATAAAGTTGAAGCTATAATTATAAAATCTTTAACTACGCAAAAAATTGAAAAATTACCTGTGCAAGGAGTTTTTATTGAAATAGGTTTAACTCCAAATTCTGAATTTGCTGAAGGCATAGTAGAGCTTAATAAAGCTGGAGAAATTATTGTTGATTGCTATTGTAGAACAAGCGTACCAGGAGTTTTTGCTGCTGGTGATGTAACAAATGTACCGGAAAAACAAATAATTATAGCAGCTGGTGAAGGGGCTAAAGCTGCATTAAGCGCTTATAATTATTTATTAACAAAAGGAGGTGAAAAATTTGCCTTTATTAAATGAGCATGTTAAAAACCATTTAATAAAAGAATTTAATGAGCTTAAGGAAAGAGTAAAGCTTATTGTTTTCACTCAAGAATTTGAATGCGAATATTGCGAGGAAACTAGAAAGCTTATTGAAGAGCTTGCTTCGCTTTCAGATAAATTAAGCATAGAAGTTTACGATTTTGTTAAAGATAAGGAGAAAGTAAAAAAATATAATATAGATAAAATTCCTGCAATAGTGATAGAAGGGGAAAAAGATTATGGAATAAGATTTTATGGAATACCAGCAGGCTACGAATTTTCTTCATTAATTGAAGCAATAAAAATGGTTTCAACTGGCGATTCAGGGCTTTCAAATCTTTCAAAACAATTATTGAAGAAATTGAATAAGCCTACTCGAATTCAAGTTTTCGTTACTTTAACATGCCCTTATTGCCCTCTTGCAGTTCAATTAGCGAATAAAATAGCTTTTGAAAGCGATTTCGCATCATCTGAAATGATAGATTCAGTTGAATTTCCGCATTTAGCTCATAAATATAATGTTTTAGCTGTGCCTAAAATTATAATAAATGAAGAAATCCAATTTGAAGGGGCTCTT encodes:
- a CDS encoding FAD-dependent oxidoreductase — encoded protein: MKNIALTFPEEKTYKLRENYLYDLIIIGAGPAGLTAAVYAARRKLSILLVSKDIGGQTLLTSGIENYMGYHYITGRELVNKFEEQVKLYPIDLAIGEEVKKIEVKEGLIKVYLKSGKEAYGKAAIIASGKRSRQLNVPGEKELIGRGVTYCAVCDAPLFSGMDVAVIGGGNSAAIAAIDLIKIASKVYIVNIEHSWKAESILVERIEKSEKVKLFFGYEVKEILGKDKVEAIIIKSLTTQKIEKLPVQGVFIEIGLTPNSEFAEGIVELNKAGEIIVDCYCRTSVPGVFAAGDVTNVPEKQIIIAAGEGAKAALSAYNYLLTKGGEKFAFIK
- a CDS encoding thioredoxin family protein: MPLLNEHVKNHLIKEFNELKERVKLIVFTQEFECEYCEETRKLIEELASLSDKLSIEVYDFVKDKEKVKKYNIDKIPAIVIEGEKDYGIRFYGIPAGYEFSSLIEAIKMVSTGDSGLSNLSKQLLKKLNKPTRIQVFVTLTCPYCPLAVQLANKIAFESDFASSEMIDSVEFPHLAHKYNVLAVPKIIINEEIQFEGALPEDAFINQVLKTLEKGKSTIYG